A portion of the Chitinivibrionia bacterium genome contains these proteins:
- a CDS encoding type II toxin-antitoxin system RelE/ParE family toxin: protein MSCQIFFIPEAQEDYNGLDGSIKKMVNKKIDNLAENPMLGLPLGNKDNANLTGFYKIYVAKKSVRIVYRVLPNRNVEIVEIWGIGKRDKMKIYKMIADRLRKKGL, encoded by the coding sequence ATGAGTTGCCAAATATTTTTTATTCCCGAAGCGCAAGAAGATTATAACGGTTTAGACGGTTCAATAAAAAAGATGGTAAATAAAAAAATTGACAATCTTGCCGAAAACCCTATGCTTGGACTGCCGCTCGGCAACAAAGACAATGCAAATCTTACAGGTTTTTACAAAATTTATGTGGCGAAGAAATCAGTGCGAATAGTTTACCGCGTTTTACCTAACAGAAACGTAGAAATAGTTGAAATCTGGGGAATAGGCAAGAGAGATAAAATGAAAATCTATAAAATGATAGCGGACAGATTAAGAAAAAAAGGACTGTAA
- a CDS encoding DUF2281 domain-containing protein — protein sequence MTVSAKLLSEIELLPREYEQEVLNYVSFLRTKPRLAKNVFVNKESISIEDAYGILKGTGIDSNFVRDEEDRY from the coding sequence ATGACTGTTTCAGCGAAATTATTGTCGGAAATTGAATTGTTGCCGCGAGAATATGAGCAGGAAGTTCTCAACTATGTGTCTTTTTTGAGGACAAAACCTCGGTTGGCGAAAAATGTTTTTGTCAATAAGGAAAGTATTTCAATAGAAGACGCCTACGGAATTTTAAAAGGAACGGGTATTGACTCAAATTTTGTAAGGGACGAGGAGGATAGGTATTGA
- a CDS encoding type II toxin-antitoxin system VapC family toxin, whose product MNVIDTCLWIEYFLGKDIDVSISNAIRDTSNLLVPTICIYEVYRKALPEKGGAFADVLVEIMEKGNVVDINSDLAVLAAKISKQYKLPMADSIIYATAQMNNATVWTQDKHFQNLEAVNYFPKK is encoded by the coding sequence TTGAATGTTATAGATACTTGCCTTTGGATTGAATATTTTCTTGGAAAAGACATAGATGTTTCAATTAGTAATGCGATTAGAGATACAAGCAATTTACTTGTTCCGACAATTTGCATTTACGAAGTATATAGAAAAGCATTGCCTGAAAAAGGCGGAGCGTTTGCTGATGTTCTTGTTGAAATTATGGAAAAAGGAAACGTTGTCGATATAAATAGCGACTTGGCAGTACTTGCCGCAAAAATTTCCAAGCAATACAAACTACCTATGGCAGACAGCATAATTTACGCAACCGCTCAAATGAATAACGCAACTGTTTGGACGCAAGACAAACATTTTCAAAATCTGGAAGCCGTTAATTATTTTCCGAAAAAATAA
- a CDS encoding type II toxin-antitoxin system Phd/YefM family antitoxin, whose protein sequence is MLVETKQMLPMSLLQKKLPSTIKSVRYSGNAVYVIENNVMEAVLLSYKEYEYLKKIEEAFELMEINDMLQSRMENYDPSKNIPWEKVRENI, encoded by the coding sequence ATGCTGGTTGAAACAAAACAGATGTTGCCGATGTCGCTTTTGCAGAAAAAACTGCCGAGCACCATAAAAAGTGTTCGTTATAGCGGAAACGCGGTTTATGTGATTGAAAACAATGTTATGGAAGCGGTTTTGCTTTCCTATAAAGAATACGAATACTTGAAAAAGATAGAAGAAGCATTCGAACTTATGGAAATAAACGATATGCTTCAAAGCAGAATGGAGAATTACGACCCGTCAAAAAATATTCCTTGGGAAAAGGTGCGTGAAAATATATGA